Proteins encoded within one genomic window of Psilocybe cubensis strain MGC-MH-2018 chromosome 2, whole genome shotgun sequence:
- a CDS encoding SET domain-containing protein 5, translating to MSSRTRVTGEHVKEQGNVAFKLGDYALAKSLYTHAMRFDPKSHIYLLNRPFANLKLRRWEEAVVDASKVLEHSPYNLKALLRRSQAHRELGQWSDAKKDIQTFMAHGGDSQVASKELESITSAQESSPVPTSTQKLEHAMAPLCSEMLVDNHPSFIISNSTSIPKGVGAFATRNLKCGELILSEVPTFTILENLSERAKVASIESEVLSLSPVILNQYLSLHNSHDDCGCDRGNSIIVGIYATNTFTLTDNKAGICMKSSRFNHSCAPNARYSFNERKGQMTVHVLTDIKKGEEIFVMYIMGRGLYGTPSSRRQKVLRQRYHFTCACKICSLPPAEAMMSDSRRERLDVLWNLIPRFTPTQGIQRLKVIVQAVQLMKEEGYHADADDYTNDAGVVCAYHRDWESTKYWTEMTYRIRVEEFGEDSSRAEEGIIFANSL from the exons ATGTCCTCTCGCACTCGGGTAACTGGTGAGCATGTTAAGGAACAG GGGAATGTGGCCTTTAAATTGGGCGACTACGCATTGGCAAAATCTCTCTATACACACGCCATGCGTTTTGACCCCAAGAGCCATATCTACCTACTCAATCGACCCTTTGCGAACCTGAAGCTTAGACG ATGGGAAGAAGCGGTCGTGGATGCAAGCAAAGTCCTCGAACATTCCCCATACAATTTGAAGGCCCTATTAAGGCGATCACAAGCTCATAGGGAATTGGGACAGTGGTCGGATGCAAAGAAAG ATATCCAGACTTTTATGGCCCATGGAGGAGATTCCCAAGTTGCTAGTAAAGAATTAGAGAGCATCACAAGCGCACAGGAAAGCAGTCCAGTACCAACGTCAACGCAGAAGCTCGAACATGCCATGGCTCCTCTATGCAGCGAGATGCTAGTTGACAACCACCCTTCTTTTATCATCAGCAACTCCACCTCTATACCCAAAGGTGTCGGTGCATTTGCCACACGAAATCTTAAATGCGGAGAATTGATATTATCAGAAGTCCCCACATTCACCATCTTGGAAAATCTTTCTGAACGTGCAAAGGTTGCCTCAATTGAGTCGGAGGTCCTTTCACTTTCTCCAGTTATACTTAACCAATATCTGTCCCTCCATAATTCACATGATGATTGCGGCTGCGACCGAGGCAATTCAATCATAGTCGGAATATACGCCACCAACACTTTCACTTTAACTGACAATAAAGCAGGAATTTGCATGAAGTCGTCCAGGTTCAACCATTCCTGTGCGCCAAATGCACGATACTCCTTCAACGAGCGCAAAGGACAGATGACAGTGCACGTGTTGACTGATATCAAGAAGGGCGAAGAGATCTTTGTCATGTATATCATGGGCAGGGGTCTCTATGGGACACCTTCTTCGCGCAGGCAGAAGGTGCTAAGACAGAGGTACCATTTCACATGTGCATGCAAAATCTGCTCCCTTCCACCCGCAGAAGCAATGATGAGCGATTCCCGGCGCGAAAGGCTTGATGTTCTGTGGAACCTCATACCTCGGTTTACGCCCACGCAGGGAATTCAGCGGCTGAAAGTCATCGTCCAAGCCGTGCAGTTGATGAAAGAAGAAGGGTACCacgcagatgcagatgattACACAAACGATGCGGGTGTGGTGTGCGCATACCATCGCGATTGGGAATCAACAAAGTACTGGACGGAGATGACATATAGGATTAGGGTTGAAGAGTTTGGAGAGGATAGTTCGAGGGCTGAGGAA GGAATAATATTTGCAAATTCGTTGTAG